A single genomic interval of Quadrisphaera sp. RL12-1S harbors:
- a CDS encoding citryl-CoA lyase codes for MSERPVYETALGASSRETITLLGHDLARDVMGTVGFGELAYWLATQRRPTPGQTRLFEAVLAALADHGFTPTAIVTRLTYLSAPDSVQGALAAGLLGGGSRFLGVTEDCGRFLRAALVRAAADGPLPASGDDAGWDALAREALTAEHGAGRRIPGLGHHVHKDGDPRTPRLQQVAAEEGLVGPHLALFTAIGRVAPEVLGKTLPLNGAGTCGAVLADLGLPLELLRGFALLARTAGLIGQLAEELRHPVGNDVFLAVDLNNRSVPPDPLPEQQL; via the coding sequence GTGAGCGAGCGGCCGGTGTACGAGACCGCGCTGGGCGCCTCCAGCCGGGAGACCATCACGCTGCTCGGCCACGACCTCGCGCGCGACGTCATGGGGACCGTCGGCTTCGGGGAGCTGGCCTACTGGCTGGCCACGCAGCGCCGCCCCACCCCGGGGCAGACCCGGCTCTTCGAGGCGGTGCTGGCGGCCCTGGCCGACCACGGCTTCACGCCCACGGCCATCGTCACGCGGCTGACGTACCTGTCCGCACCGGACTCGGTGCAGGGCGCGCTGGCCGCCGGCCTGCTGGGCGGTGGCTCGCGCTTCCTCGGGGTCACCGAGGACTGCGGCCGGTTCCTGCGCGCCGCCCTGGTCCGGGCGGCCGCGGACGGCCCGCTGCCCGCGAGCGGCGACGACGCCGGCTGGGACGCCCTCGCCCGCGAGGCGCTGACCGCGGAGCACGGGGCCGGGCGGCGCATCCCCGGGCTCGGCCACCACGTCCACAAGGACGGCGACCCCCGCACCCCGCGGCTGCAGCAGGTCGCCGCCGAGGAGGGGCTGGTCGGACCGCACCTGGCGCTGTTCACCGCGATCGGCCGGGTGGCTCCGGAGGTGCTCGGCAAGACGCTTCCGCTCAACGGGGCCGGCACCTGCGGGGCGGTGCTGGCAGACCTGGGCCTGCCGCTGGAGCTGCTGCGCGGCTTCGCGCTGCTGGCCCGCACCGCCGGCCTGATCGGGCAGCTCGCGGAGGAGCTGCGCCACCCGGTGGGCAACGACGTGTTCCTCGCCGTCGACCTCAACAACCGCTCGGTGCCGCCCGACCCGCTGCCCGAGCAGCAGCTGTAG
- a CDS encoding LamG-like jellyroll fold domain-containing protein encodes MSSTGRGRAPTAVAILLTVLLAVLLAVSAPGASSAFTAATASPATTTTATSSTWFRCQDAAVDARAQHRAPLLWSLQDGSTAALSGRGAGGAAAYAGGVWDTGTTRGSTTDGPCPRDAQTTGGTGRAVALGTGSGGAQMQYATSIAADAVLSVQLWFRTTTRQGLLVEVRDAAPAAGAPVVRDRVVFLDGSGRVVAGVAPSGSARVVLRTAVGVDWADGRWHHVALVQSPAGLRLYLDGQLRADDPAGSRGSAYTRAVLRVAQDDLSSWASAGAGPGQLVGDLAWFSAYQGELSAQEVLEQCRAGRSAQALASTGAAPGVAGCPA; translated from the coding sequence GTGAGCAGCACCGGGCGCGGGCGCGCACCCACCGCCGTGGCGATCCTCCTCACCGTGCTCCTCGCCGTGCTCCTCGCCGTCTCGGCGCCGGGGGCGAGCTCGGCCTTCACCGCGGCGACGGCCTCCCCCGCGACGACGACGACGGCGACCTCGAGCACGTGGTTCCGCTGCCAGGACGCCGCCGTCGACGCGCGGGCGCAGCACCGCGCCCCCCTGCTGTGGTCCCTGCAGGACGGCAGCACGGCCGCGCTGAGCGGTCGTGGTGCCGGCGGCGCGGCGGCCTACGCCGGTGGGGTCTGGGACACCGGCACCACCAGGGGGTCCACCACCGACGGACCGTGCCCCAGAGACGCCCAGACCACCGGCGGGACCGGGCGCGCCGTGGCCCTCGGGACCGGCTCGGGGGGTGCCCAGATGCAGTACGCGACCAGCATCGCCGCCGACGCCGTCCTCAGCGTCCAGCTGTGGTTCCGCACCACGACCCGCCAGGGACTGCTCGTCGAGGTGCGAGACGCCGCCCCGGCCGCCGGGGCCCCGGTGGTGCGCGACAGGGTCGTCTTCCTCGACGGCAGCGGGCGGGTGGTCGCCGGGGTGGCGCCGTCGGGCTCCGCCCGCGTCGTCCTGCGCACCGCGGTCGGGGTGGACTGGGCGGACGGCCGCTGGCACCACGTCGCGCTGGTGCAGTCCCCCGCCGGCCTGCGGCTCTACCTGGACGGCCAGCTGCGCGCGGACGACCCGGCGGGGTCCAGGGGGAGCGCCTACACCCGGGCCGTCCTGCGGGTGGCCCAGGACGACCTGTCGTCCTGGGCGTCCGCCGGAGCCGGGCCCGGACAGCTCGTCGGCGACCTCGCGTGGTTCAGCGCCTACCAGGGCGAGCTGTCAGCGCAGGAGGTCCTGGAGCAGTGCCGGGCGGGCCGCTCCGCCCAGGCGCTGGCCAGCACGGGTGCTGCCCCGGGGGTCGCCGGCTGCCCCGCCTGA
- a CDS encoding CaiB/BaiF CoA transferase family protein — protein sequence MTTDATTARGALEGLLVADFSRVLAGPYATQLMGDLGATVVKVEAPAGDETRGWAPPERDGVSTYYLGINRNKADVVLDFRDDGDRALAQELARRADVVIENFKPGGLAKFGLDYASTAATNPGVVYASISGFGSAGGAALPGYDLIVQAASGLMSLTGDPDGQAYRSGVSVFDIMTGMQATIGVLAALRHREATGQGQHVEVNLLSTALSAMANHSSTFIAAGQVPFRMGNAHPSLFPYEPLATADGELVVVAANNAQFAKLAAALGVPELVADPRFAATEDRNRNREQLRPLLLQALAQRTSQEWFEVLTAAGVACGPINTIDGGVALAEQLGLDPVVHVGEGDAAVPVVRNPIRLSRTPATYRTPPPALGADDDAVRAWLAGPAEAPLGERPGEGR from the coding sequence ATGACGACCGACGCCACGACCGCCCGCGGTGCCCTGGAGGGCCTGCTGGTCGCCGACTTCTCCCGCGTGCTGGCCGGGCCCTACGCCACCCAGCTCATGGGCGACCTGGGCGCCACCGTGGTCAAGGTCGAGGCCCCCGCGGGGGACGAGACCCGCGGCTGGGCGCCGCCCGAGCGCGACGGCGTGTCCACGTACTACCTGGGCATCAACCGCAACAAGGCCGACGTCGTCCTGGACTTCCGGGACGACGGCGACCGCGCGCTGGCCCAGGAGCTGGCCCGGCGCGCCGACGTCGTCATCGAGAACTTCAAGCCCGGCGGCCTGGCCAAGTTCGGCCTCGACTACGCGAGCACCGCGGCCACCAACCCCGGTGTCGTCTACGCCTCCATCAGCGGCTTCGGCAGCGCCGGCGGGGCCGCTCTGCCCGGGTACGACCTCATCGTCCAGGCCGCCTCGGGTCTCATGAGCCTGACCGGAGACCCCGACGGGCAGGCGTACCGGTCGGGGGTGTCCGTCTTCGACATCATGACCGGGATGCAGGCCACCATCGGCGTGCTCGCGGCGCTGCGGCACCGGGAGGCGACCGGGCAGGGCCAGCACGTGGAGGTGAACCTGCTCTCCACGGCGCTGTCGGCGATGGCCAACCACTCCTCGACGTTCATCGCGGCCGGTCAGGTGCCGTTCCGGATGGGCAACGCCCACCCCTCGCTGTTCCCCTACGAGCCGCTGGCCACCGCCGACGGCGAGCTGGTGGTGGTGGCCGCGAACAACGCCCAGTTCGCCAAGCTCGCCGCCGCGCTGGGCGTGCCGGAGCTGGTGGCGGACCCCCGCTTCGCGGCCACCGAGGACCGCAACCGGAACCGCGAGCAGCTGCGCCCCCTGCTGCTGCAGGCCCTCGCCCAGCGCACCAGCCAGGAGTGGTTCGAGGTGCTCACCGCCGCGGGGGTGGCGTGCGGGCCCATCAACACCATCGACGGCGGGGTCGCGCTGGCCGAGCAGCTGGGCCTGGACCCGGTGGTGCACGTCGGCGAGGGAGACGCCGCGGTGCCGGTGGTCCGCAACCCGATCCGGCTGTCGCGGACCCCGGCCACCTACCGCACCCCGCCCCCCGCCCTCGGCGCCGACGACGACGCCGTGCGCGCGTGGCTGGCCGGACCGGCCGAGGCCCCGCTCGGCGAGCGACCGGGGGAGGGCCGGTGA
- a CDS encoding amidohydrolase family protein, translated as MSATVVRHALVLTMDDAHTVLRDADVLVVDDRIAEVGGPGQRLSVPEGTEELDGSGGILMPGMIDTHRHLWQTAMRAYGADWTLTQYFVWYYLEHGVAFRPEDVATGNALSALDALDAGVTTTVDWSHGLRTTDHAEAAIGALAASPGRFVFAPGNIFGAPWEWANSADFRAFMARHREAHPRIGFQLAFDVTGDPAFPEKAAYEAAREMDLSVTTHAGVWGATNDDGIRLAHEHGLLRPGDVYVHAATLSDDSYQRIAATGGTISLSTESEQSCGQGYPPAMKVREHGIGASLSVDTSVWFSSDLFAAMRSTLGADRSWEHTRAHETGATVTHSHLRAEQVVEWATRGGARALGLDGVVGQVKAGLKADLVLLKNDHSPSMFPVLNPYGHVVFQVGRGDVHTVLVDGAVVKRDGRLVGADLAGLRAAAEGTVEHLRSSLGEEVWQAGMNPEVPQTEILDNPYQYTEYRSAATHSAAGA; from the coding sequence ATGAGCGCCACCGTTGTCCGCCACGCCCTCGTCCTCACCATGGACGACGCCCACACCGTGCTCCGGGACGCCGACGTGCTCGTCGTCGACGACCGCATCGCCGAGGTCGGCGGGCCCGGCCAGCGCCTGTCGGTGCCCGAGGGCACCGAGGAGCTCGACGGCAGCGGCGGCATCCTCATGCCGGGCATGATCGACACCCACCGCCACCTGTGGCAGACGGCCATGCGCGCCTACGGCGCCGACTGGACGCTCACGCAGTACTTCGTCTGGTACTACCTCGAGCACGGCGTGGCCTTCCGCCCCGAGGACGTCGCCACCGGCAACGCCCTGTCGGCCCTCGACGCCCTGGACGCGGGGGTCACCACCACCGTCGACTGGTCGCACGGGCTGCGCACCACCGACCACGCCGAAGCGGCCATCGGCGCGCTGGCGGCGTCACCGGGCCGGTTCGTCTTCGCCCCCGGCAACATCTTCGGCGCCCCGTGGGAGTGGGCGAACAGCGCGGACTTCCGCGCCTTCATGGCCCGCCACCGCGAGGCGCACCCCCGGATCGGGTTCCAGCTGGCGTTCGACGTCACGGGTGACCCGGCGTTCCCCGAGAAGGCCGCCTACGAGGCCGCGCGCGAGATGGACCTGTCCGTCACCACGCACGCCGGGGTGTGGGGCGCCACCAACGACGACGGCATCCGGCTCGCCCACGAGCACGGCCTCCTGCGCCCCGGCGACGTGTACGTGCACGCCGCGACGCTCTCGGACGACTCCTACCAGCGCATCGCCGCCACCGGCGGCACCATCTCGCTGTCCACGGAGAGCGAGCAGAGCTGCGGCCAGGGCTACCCGCCCGCCATGAAGGTGCGCGAGCACGGCATCGGGGCCTCGCTGTCGGTGGACACCAGCGTGTGGTTCTCCTCCGACCTGTTCGCCGCGATGCGCTCCACGCTCGGCGCCGACCGCTCCTGGGAGCACACCAGGGCCCACGAGACCGGCGCCACGGTGACCCACTCGCACCTGCGCGCCGAGCAGGTGGTCGAGTGGGCCACCCGCGGCGGCGCGCGGGCGCTGGGCCTGGACGGCGTGGTCGGCCAGGTGAAGGCCGGCCTCAAGGCGGACCTGGTGCTGCTCAAGAACGACCACTCGCCGTCGATGTTCCCGGTCCTCAACCCCTACGGCCACGTCGTCTTCCAGGTGGGCCGCGGTGACGTGCACACGGTGCTCGTCGACGGCGCGGTGGTGAAGCGCGACGGCCGCCTGGTCGGCGCCGACCTCGCCGGCCTGCGGGCGGCGGCCGAGGGCACGGTCGAGCACCTGCGCTCCTCCCTCGGCGAGGAGGTCTGGCAGGCGGGCATGAACCCCGAGGTGCCGCAGACCGAGATCCTCGACAACCCCTACCAGTACACGGAGTACCGCAGCGCGGCCACGCACTCCGCCGCCGGGGCCTGA
- a CDS encoding DODA-type extradiol aromatic ring-opening family dioxygenase, translating to MARLSAVLATTHHPFFHKITELTPPEEQPPFAAEWKRKVLAYRETLTAAQPDVLVMVGSDHFHQFFADNYPTFLIGKQARYDATFYNEVREFSMPTYELEGHEELSGFMFQGLLDRGFDFSISHELKIDHSIICPIITTRPQADLPVVPVYTNIFAPPLPSAKRFYDLGRAIRSIIDEWPSDLTVAAVGSGHLSLELGGPRMFGEHGPDPEWDLQAIRWLAEGDVDAILEDVTWESMTAAGNATPGYLDLVLMLGIAGPTRAAYVDDLDLFHTREMYMTWYPGGDPR from the coding sequence ATGGCCCGGCTCTCGGCCGTGCTCGCGACCACGCACCACCCGTTCTTCCACAAGATCACCGAGCTGACCCCGCCGGAGGAGCAGCCGCCGTTCGCCGCGGAGTGGAAGCGCAAGGTCCTCGCCTACCGCGAGACCCTCACCGCCGCGCAGCCCGACGTCCTGGTGATGGTCGGCTCGGACCACTTCCACCAGTTCTTCGCCGACAACTACCCGACGTTCCTCATCGGCAAGCAGGCCCGCTACGACGCGACCTTCTACAACGAGGTCCGCGAGTTCTCGATGCCGACCTACGAGCTGGAGGGCCACGAGGAGCTGTCGGGCTTCATGTTCCAGGGGCTGCTGGACCGCGGGTTCGACTTCTCCATCAGCCACGAGCTGAAGATCGACCACTCGATCATCTGCCCCATCATCACCACCCGGCCGCAGGCCGACCTGCCGGTGGTGCCGGTCTACACCAACATCTTCGCCCCGCCGCTGCCGAGCGCGAAGCGCTTCTACGACCTGGGGCGGGCGATCCGCTCGATCATCGACGAGTGGCCGAGCGACCTCACGGTGGCCGCGGTGGGCTCCGGGCACCTGTCGCTGGAGCTGGGTGGGCCGCGCATGTTCGGCGAGCACGGCCCGGACCCGGAGTGGGACCTGCAGGCCATCCGCTGGCTGGCCGAGGGCGACGTCGACGCGATCCTCGAGGACGTCACGTGGGAGTCGATGACGGCGGCCGGCAACGCCACCCCCGGCTACCTCGACCTGGTGCTCATGCTCGGGATCGCGGGGCCGACCAGAGCCGCCTACGTCGACGACCTCGACCTGTTCCACACCCGCGAGATGTACATGACCTGGTACCCCGGAGGTGACCCGCGGTGA
- a CDS encoding helix-turn-helix domain-containing protein: MSRARTPRAERLLHAVPADAPPSAAPLLRQVVGARLRRARTAQGRSLKEVATSAGVSTGHLSQVERGLAEASSEVLRAVCRSLSLPQAVLLRAVAADLALAEPVVSLAPVASPAVVQALAA; encoded by the coding sequence GTGAGCCGCGCGCGGACGCCGCGGGCCGAGCGCCTGCTGCACGCCGTCCCCGCGGACGCACCGCCGAGCGCGGCGCCCCTGCTGCGGCAGGTGGTCGGTGCGCGGCTGCGGCGGGCGAGGACGGCGCAGGGCAGGTCGCTCAAGGAGGTCGCGACCTCCGCGGGCGTCTCCACCGGGCACCTGTCGCAGGTGGAGCGCGGCCTGGCGGAGGCGTCGTCGGAGGTGCTGCGCGCGGTGTGCCGCTCGCTGTCGCTGCCGCAGGCGGTCCTGCTGCGCGCCGTGGCCGCGGACCTCGCCCTGGCCGAGCCGGTGGTCAGCCTCGCGCCGGTCGCCTCTCCCGCCGTCGTCCAGGCCCTCGCCGCCTGA
- a CDS encoding DMT family transporter: MNRRSALLFAGLGIAWGVPYLFIAIAVTELEPSVLVLARTALGALLLLPLALLRGEVGPALRHWPALLVYTVAEVLVPWLLLARAERSLPSSTTALLIAAVPLVGLAVAALARRARLDDSPRRPLGGRGVLGLAVGSLGVAALVGVSLTGADPVAVLEMAVVVVCYAVGAWVLGARLRDVPSAGVMACSLAVSALVYLPVVLLGPGLPAQLPSGPVVLAVVVLGVVCTAGAFLLFGALVAAVGAVRTTTVVYVNPLVAVVAGALVLGERLTAWTAVGAVLVLAGSVLATAPPRRRAAADPAVAAT, from the coding sequence GTGAACCGCCGCTCCGCCCTGCTCTTCGCCGGCCTCGGCATCGCCTGGGGCGTGCCGTACCTCTTCATCGCCATCGCCGTCACCGAGCTGGAGCCGTCGGTGCTGGTGCTGGCCCGCACGGCGCTCGGCGCGCTGCTCCTGCTGCCCCTGGCGCTGCTGCGCGGCGAGGTCGGCCCGGCGCTGCGCCACTGGCCGGCGCTGCTCGTCTACACGGTCGCCGAGGTGCTCGTGCCCTGGCTGCTGCTGGCCCGCGCCGAGAGGTCGCTGCCCAGCTCCACCACGGCGCTGCTCATCGCCGCGGTCCCTCTGGTCGGGCTGGCGGTGGCCGCCCTGGCCCGCCGCGCCCGGCTCGACGACTCCCCGCGCCGCCCCCTCGGGGGCCGCGGCGTGCTGGGCCTGGCCGTCGGCAGCCTCGGGGTCGCCGCGCTCGTGGGCGTCTCCCTGACCGGCGCCGACCCGGTGGCGGTGCTGGAGATGGCGGTGGTGGTGGTCTGCTACGCCGTCGGCGCGTGGGTGCTCGGCGCGCGCCTGCGCGACGTCCCCAGCGCCGGCGTCATGGCGTGCTCGCTGGCGGTCTCCGCGCTGGTGTACCTGCCGGTGGTGCTGCTCGGGCCCGGCCTGCCGGCGCAGCTGCCGTCGGGGCCGGTGGTCCTCGCCGTCGTCGTCCTCGGGGTGGTGTGCACGGCGGGGGCGTTCCTGCTGTTCGGGGCCCTGGTGGCGGCCGTCGGCGCGGTCCGCACCACCACGGTGGTGTACGTGAACCCGCTCGTCGCGGTGGTCGCCGGAGCCCTCGTGCTGGGAGAGCGTCTCACCGCGTGGACCGCCGTGGGGGCCGTGCTCGTGCTGGCCGGGTCGGTGCTGGCGACGGCGCCGCCGCGCCGCCGGGCCGCGGCGGACCCGGCCGTCGCCGCGACCTGA
- a CDS encoding S24/S26 family peptidase gives MDVLLLTGSGPQRRSAPPRHARHARPVPGALSRGRRTPVAVTVCLLLTALAVAAVVGSGARLWVIESPSMGSAAPVGSLVVTTPAPLGGLVPGDLVAFVPPQDGAAVHVHRVARGADGQWRTRGDLNTAEDPWPLERAALVGRVAVVLPAAGFALRALPLLLAALAAGAAARGLPASWRGPARLAACSVAFLVTTVLVHPWGGSAVVLGPAGHDVRVVSTGLLPQHVTATAVVGGQQAVVGQVDLRYGQVASLRVPRRWEGAVLQLRASPSVAAALRP, from the coding sequence GTGGACGTTCTCCTCCTGACCGGGTCCGGGCCCCAGCGGCGCAGCGCCCCGCCCCGACACGCCCGGCACGCCCGACCGGTCCCCGGGGCGCTCTCCCGCGGGCGGCGCACCCCGGTGGCCGTGACGGTGTGCCTGCTGCTCACCGCGCTGGCCGTCGCCGCGGTGGTGGGCTCCGGAGCCCGGCTGTGGGTCATCGAGTCACCCTCGATGGGGTCAGCGGCCCCCGTCGGGTCCCTGGTGGTCACGACGCCGGCCCCGCTCGGCGGCCTGGTGCCGGGGGACCTCGTCGCGTTCGTGCCGCCGCAGGACGGCGCAGCCGTCCACGTGCACCGCGTCGCGCGCGGGGCGGACGGGCAGTGGCGCACCCGGGGGGACCTGAACACCGCCGAGGACCCCTGGCCGCTGGAGCGGGCCGCGCTGGTGGGGCGGGTGGCCGTGGTCCTGCCCGCCGCCGGGTTCGCCCTGCGCGCCCTGCCGCTGCTGCTCGCGGCGCTCGCGGCGGGAGCAGCCGCGAGGGGCCTGCCCGCCAGCTGGCGCGGACCGGCGCGCCTGGCCGCCTGCTCGGTCGCGTTCCTGGTCACCACGGTGCTGGTGCACCCCTGGGGCGGGTCGGCGGTGGTCCTCGGCCCAGCCGGTCACGACGTGCGGGTGGTCTCCACCGGGCTGCTGCCGCAGCACGTCACCGCCACGGCGGTCGTGGGCGGCCAGCAGGCCGTCGTCGGCCAGGTCGACCTGCGCTACGGCCAGGTGGCGTCCCTCCGCGTGCCGCGGCGCTGGGAGGGCGCTGTCCTGCAGCTGCGCGCGAGTCCCTCCGTCGCCGCGGCGCTGCGGCCGTGA
- a CDS encoding MerR family transcriptional regulator, translated as MTAPHLTVGRVAELTGVSVRTLHHYDAVGLVRPSGRTPAGYRLYSADDVERLQAVVVYRRLGFSLEEVGALLAADGEELVDHLRRQRDAVTARLREDADLLAAIERALEARMTGIQLTPAEQRELFGDSFSEDYAVEAHERWGRTEQWAQSQQRTAAYTKADWEQVKAEGDALNAAFAELLAAGEPADGDAATAVAERHRLHVCERFYDMDHAMHRSVSQLYVDDPRFTATYEAVAPGLAQYVRDAAHANAARHGVTGGCAG; from the coding sequence GTGACCGCACCGCACCTCACCGTGGGCCGCGTGGCCGAGCTGACCGGCGTCAGCGTCCGCACGCTGCACCACTACGACGCCGTCGGGCTGGTGCGCCCCTCGGGGCGCACCCCCGCGGGCTACCGCCTGTACTCCGCCGACGACGTCGAGCGGCTGCAGGCGGTGGTCGTGTACCGCCGCCTCGGGTTCTCCCTGGAGGAGGTCGGTGCGCTGCTGGCGGCCGACGGCGAGGAGCTCGTCGACCACCTGCGGCGCCAGCGCGACGCGGTCACGGCCCGGCTGCGGGAGGACGCAGACCTCCTCGCGGCGATCGAGAGAGCACTGGAGGCGAGGATGACCGGGATCCAGCTGACCCCCGCCGAGCAGCGCGAGCTGTTCGGCGACTCGTTCAGCGAGGACTACGCCGTCGAGGCGCACGAGCGCTGGGGGCGGACCGAGCAGTGGGCGCAGTCGCAGCAGCGCACCGCGGCGTACACGAAGGCGGACTGGGAGCAGGTGAAGGCCGAGGGCGACGCCCTCAACGCCGCCTTCGCCGAGCTGCTGGCCGCGGGGGAGCCCGCCGACGGCGACGCCGCCACCGCCGTGGCCGAGCGGCACCGCCTGCACGTGTGCGAGCGCTTCTACGACATGGACCACGCGATGCACCGGTCGGTGAGCCAGCTCTACGTGGACGACCCGCGCTTCACCGCCACCTACGAGGCGGTCGCCCCCGGGCTGGCCCAGTACGTCCGCGACGCCGCCCACGCCAACGCCGCCCGGCACGGCGTCACCGGGGGGTGCGCCGGGTGA
- a CDS encoding alpha/beta fold hydrolase produces MSGTTWTSGTLDVPGAHLHHELAGPDGAPVVVLVGHPAGADDFRDLGAHLATDHRVLLHDPRGFGASPLDDPDDDADPDRLADDVAALLDAVAGPDARADVFGSSGGAVTGLAFAARHPDRLRMLVAHEPPLFGALPDGAERRADAERVVTTLHAQGVWPAMGAFMALAGFEAPEGSDHATDPHPPADPTDQHVVAMTRMLDKGLLTVCGYDVDVEGLRAAEAAGARVVLAAGRESGRQLARRGAEGVAALLDREAAMVTGGHVDWVPWMGGDPERFARQLRALLA; encoded by the coding sequence ATGAGCGGCACCACCTGGACCAGCGGCACCCTCGACGTGCCCGGCGCGCACCTGCACCACGAGCTGGCCGGCCCGGACGGCGCACCCGTCGTCGTCCTCGTCGGCCACCCCGCGGGCGCTGACGACTTCCGCGACCTCGGCGCGCACCTCGCCACCGACCACCGGGTGCTCCTGCACGACCCGCGCGGCTTCGGCGCGAGCCCCCTGGACGACCCCGACGACGACGCCGACCCCGACCGCCTCGCCGACGACGTCGCAGCGCTGCTGGACGCCGTGGCAGGTCCGGACGCCCGCGCGGACGTGTTCGGCTCCAGCGGCGGCGCGGTGACCGGCCTGGCGTTCGCGGCGCGCCACCCGGACCGGCTGCGCATGCTCGTGGCCCACGAGCCGCCGCTGTTCGGCGCGCTGCCCGACGGCGCGGAGCGCCGGGCGGACGCCGAGCGGGTCGTCACCACCCTGCACGCCCAGGGCGTCTGGCCCGCCATGGGGGCGTTCATGGCGCTCGCCGGCTTCGAGGCCCCCGAGGGCAGCGACCACGCCACCGACCCCCACCCGCCGGCGGACCCCACCGACCAGCACGTGGTGGCGATGACGCGCATGCTCGACAAGGGGCTGCTCACGGTCTGCGGGTACGACGTCGACGTCGAGGGCCTGCGGGCCGCCGAGGCCGCCGGCGCGCGCGTCGTGCTGGCCGCGGGGCGCGAGTCGGGGCGGCAGCTGGCCCGCCGCGGCGCCGAGGGGGTGGCGGCCCTGCTCGACCGGGAGGCGGCGATGGTGACCGGCGGCCACGTCGACTGGGTGCCGTGGATGGGCGGAGACCCCGAGCGCTTCGCCCGTCAGCTGCGGGCGCTGCTCGCCTGA
- a CDS encoding MarR family winged helix-turn-helix transcriptional regulator, with amino-acid sequence MDDDGVEDLVAASRALLGVVARSLAPALEEVTVPQFRLLVLASELGPVRSSDLAERLAVGGSTLTRSVDRLVAGGWLERRAGASDRREVLVTATEAGQRLVREVTDRRRAELARVVARMAPRDRALLARGAAAFRRAADEPLPEELSPYGG; translated from the coding sequence ATGGACGACGACGGCGTGGAGGACCTCGTGGCCGCCTCGCGCGCGCTGCTCGGTGTGGTGGCGCGCTCGCTGGCCCCGGCGCTCGAGGAGGTCACGGTCCCCCAGTTCCGGCTGCTCGTGCTGGCCAGCGAGCTGGGCCCGGTGCGCTCCAGCGACCTGGCCGAGCGGCTCGCGGTGGGCGGGTCGACGCTGACGCGCTCGGTGGACCGGCTCGTCGCCGGCGGGTGGCTGGAGCGGCGCGCCGGAGCCTCGGACCGGCGGGAGGTGCTGGTGACGGCCACCGAGGCCGGTCAGCGCCTGGTGCGCGAGGTCACCGACCGGCGACGGGCCGAGCTCGCCCGGGTGGTGGCGCGCATGGCACCCCGGGACCGCGCGCTCCTGGCTCGCGGGGCGGCCGCGTTCCGCCGCGCCGCTGACGAACCGCTGCCGGAGGAGCTGTCGCCCTACGGCGGCTGA
- a CDS encoding IclR family transcriptional regulator domain-containing protein yields the protein MRETGRHRTSPDFVEAVARGLDVIRALGTGAPSLALSEVAERAGLARPTAHRILLTLADLGYVRAEAGAFSLTPRVLDLGLAYVTASGVWDAAQHHLRQLVDATGESCSVAQLDGSDVVYVARVAVPKLVTLRADVGTRFPAAVTSLGKVLLADLPTDELRRVLAAPSRSGVTTAAPVDTAALEEELALVRDRGWATTDQQLAPAVRSVAAPVRGAAGRVVAAVNVNAHALETSMETLVEHHLPLLLETAAAISADLARLQAVPSELRVPSARR from the coding sequence GTGCGCGAGACCGGACGGCACCGGACCAGCCCCGACTTCGTCGAGGCGGTCGCCCGCGGCCTCGACGTCATCCGGGCCCTGGGCACCGGCGCGCCCTCGCTGGCGCTGAGCGAGGTGGCCGAGCGCGCCGGCCTGGCCCGCCCCACGGCCCACCGCATCCTGCTCACCCTCGCCGACCTCGGGTACGTGCGCGCCGAGGCCGGCGCGTTCTCCCTGACGCCGCGCGTGCTCGACCTGGGGCTGGCGTACGTCACGGCGAGCGGCGTGTGGGACGCGGCGCAGCACCACCTGCGCCAGCTGGTCGACGCCACCGGGGAGTCGTGCTCGGTGGCGCAGCTGGACGGGTCGGACGTCGTGTACGTGGCCCGGGTGGCCGTCCCCAAGCTGGTGACGCTGCGCGCCGACGTCGGGACGCGCTTCCCGGCCGCCGTCACGTCACTGGGCAAGGTGCTGCTCGCCGACCTGCCGACCGACGAGCTGCGCCGGGTGCTCGCCGCGCCGTCCCGCTCCGGCGTCACCACCGCCGCCCCCGTGGACACCGCCGCCCTCGAGGAGGAGCTGGCGCTCGTGCGCGACCGCGGGTGGGCCACCACCGACCAGCAGCTCGCGCCCGCGGTCCGCTCGGTCGCCGCCCCCGTGCGCGGCGCCGCGGGTCGCGTGGTGGCGGCTGTCAACGTCAACGCGCACGCGCTGGAGACGTCCATGGAGACGCTCGTGGAGCACCACCTCCCGCTGCTGCTGGAGACGGCCGCCGCCATCAGCGCCGACCTGGCGCGGCTGCAGGCGGTGCCCTCCGAGCTGCGCGTCCCGAGCGCCCGGCGATGA